In Gimesia benthica, a single window of DNA contains:
- a CDS encoding HPF/RaiA family ribosome-associated protein — MTISYTDRNGLLNFRLKQLCKRRLEYALSRFQNRIRSIDLYVSDLNGPRGGIDKACRVRIVHEKGSVIVNQKSEDLAVCISRVAEKAARAVSRSLGRSLKFRRERLNIALDKEME, encoded by the coding sequence ATGACGATATCATATACAGATCGCAATGGTTTATTGAACTTTCGATTGAAACAATTGTGTAAACGCAGGTTAGAGTACGCACTTTCACGCTTTCAGAACCGGATCAGGTCGATTGATCTTTATGTCAGCGATCTGAACGGACCCCGGGGAGGCATAGATAAAGCCTGTCGAGTACGAATTGTACATGAGAAGGGATCGGTAATCGTCAATCAGAAAAGTGAGGATCTTGCTGTCTGTATTTCACGTGTAGCGGAAAAAGCGGCCCGGGCAGTGTCTCGCTCGTTGGGACGTTCACTGAAATTCAGACGTGAAAGACTTAACATCGCTCTGGATAAAGAGATGGAATAG
- a CDS encoding YbcC family protein: protein MSQVQSAVINKQPLEVWRGLSSRQLPERELLQEALQSVHQCISPVWPLKDYVAVNPYHGITDRSFLNVRKYLRIFSDSETLMPLQHYAAAFRAGQFELSDVESALAELQAENMVAESLPSAAQLVACLGALESVTAEPDTPDKTPRKRQMRAFSEILDAQTGGDWTQTIGDELSKFCAQHYDQGEAAWKSPWQHLSLFDGWRNAAQHDRSMEIQGVGGFRQLVQQLPDSAETTLAVMLDKLNVPRALWETYLLCQACQTPGWSAWAKYQFEQGSSEELVSSDLTGLLAIRLVYEAALSEAKSFEVDWSKLAGATPVRFKVPFDSEEQVIERYILLRASEIAYRNKLLNSLRDNVSNCGQSTERKLAQMVFCIDVRSERMRRQLEQTSAEIETLGFAGFFGIPMEYIRWGDQGGDNQLPVLLQPQFQVTEELPKKDQGQQELLLEQQGGVRSFRKLWKRFQQSAVGSFPFVETMGLFYGLLLGKRAWGTRVSAGVETKTTYSQQRKPEPRPSLNGLDAQGITVEKLTEMAETILKNMSLTAGFARLVVFCGHESQTVNNPLKAGLDCGACGGHSGASNAQVAAEIMNLAAVRRGLKRRGIEIPDDTLFIAGVHNTTTDQINFFEPDQLSALHREQLDSLQQLTLQATHMTRAERLTSLNTGSVSELLQRAGDWSEVRPEWGLSNNAALVVGPRELTRAVDLDGRTFLHNYDPNQDPEGTVLENIMTAPMIVAHWINMQYYASTVDQRYCGSGNKTVHNVTGVFGILSGNGGDLMTGLPWQSLHDGQNLQHQPQRLQVVINASRQAIENVIARHTLVANLLQGSWLYLIACEAGEFYQYRAGNQWKQLDCAD from the coding sequence ATGTCACAAGTACAGTCTGCTGTCATCAACAAGCAACCGCTGGAAGTCTGGCGAGGACTTTCATCCCGGCAGTTGCCCGAACGGGAACTGCTGCAGGAGGCCCTGCAGAGCGTGCATCAGTGCATCTCCCCGGTCTGGCCGTTGAAAGATTACGTCGCCGTCAATCCCTACCACGGAATCACCGACCGTTCCTTTCTCAACGTCCGAAAATATCTGCGGATCTTTTCGGACTCGGAAACCCTGATGCCGCTGCAGCACTACGCCGCTGCCTTCCGGGCCGGACAGTTTGAGCTCAGTGATGTTGAGTCGGCCCTGGCAGAACTGCAGGCTGAGAACATGGTAGCCGAGTCTCTTCCCAGTGCCGCCCAGTTGGTAGCCTGTCTGGGGGCACTGGAATCAGTGACTGCAGAGCCGGATACGCCCGACAAAACACCCCGCAAACGACAGATGCGTGCCTTCTCAGAAATCCTGGATGCACAGACGGGTGGTGACTGGACGCAAACCATCGGCGATGAACTTTCTAAATTCTGTGCCCAGCATTACGACCAGGGCGAGGCTGCCTGGAAAAGCCCCTGGCAGCATCTCTCACTCTTCGACGGCTGGCGAAACGCAGCACAACATGATCGCAGCATGGAGATTCAGGGAGTCGGTGGTTTTCGTCAGCTGGTGCAGCAGTTACCGGACTCCGCAGAAACGACACTGGCAGTGATGCTGGATAAACTGAACGTGCCCCGGGCACTCTGGGAGACCTATCTGCTCTGTCAGGCCTGTCAGACACCCGGCTGGAGCGCCTGGGCGAAATACCAGTTCGAGCAGGGATCCTCCGAAGAACTCGTTAGCAGCGATCTCACCGGGCTGCTGGCAATCCGACTGGTTTACGAAGCAGCTCTCTCTGAGGCGAAATCCTTCGAAGTCGACTGGAGCAAACTGGCCGGAGCCACGCCTGTCCGGTTCAAGGTTCCCTTCGATTCTGAAGAGCAGGTTATCGAACGCTACATACTGCTGCGAGCTTCTGAAATTGCTTACCGCAACAAACTGCTAAACAGCCTGCGGGACAATGTTTCAAACTGCGGTCAGTCGACCGAGCGAAAGCTGGCCCAAATGGTATTCTGTATCGACGTGCGATCCGAACGGATGCGACGTCAGCTGGAACAGACGTCGGCAGAGATTGAAACACTCGGCTTCGCCGGCTTCTTCGGAATTCCCATGGAATATATCCGCTGGGGCGATCAGGGGGGAGATAACCAGCTTCCGGTTCTGCTCCAGCCTCAGTTTCAGGTAACTGAAGAACTCCCGAAGAAAGATCAGGGACAACAGGAGCTACTGCTGGAACAGCAGGGGGGCGTCAGGTCGTTCCGCAAACTCTGGAAGCGATTTCAGCAGTCGGCGGTCGGAAGCTTCCCCTTCGTAGAAACGATGGGCCTGTTTTACGGGCTTTTGCTGGGCAAGCGCGCCTGGGGAACCAGAGTCAGCGCTGGTGTGGAGACGAAGACAACGTATTCACAGCAGCGGAAACCAGAGCCACGTCCGAGTCTGAACGGCCTGGATGCGCAGGGGATTACCGTTGAAAAACTGACTGAGATGGCTGAGACGATTCTGAAAAACATGAGCCTCACAGCAGGATTTGCCCGGCTGGTGGTCTTCTGTGGTCACGAAAGCCAGACCGTGAACAATCCACTCAAAGCGGGCCTGGACTGTGGCGCCTGTGGCGGTCATTCCGGTGCCTCTAATGCCCAGGTAGCTGCTGAGATCATGAACCTGGCTGCAGTGCGACGGGGACTCAAACGAAGAGGTATCGAGATTCCCGACGATACCCTCTTCATCGCAGGCGTGCACAACACGACTACCGATCAGATCAACTTTTTCGAACCGGACCAACTCTCCGCTTTACACCGCGAGCAGTTGGACTCACTGCAGCAACTTACACTGCAGGCAACACACATGACCCGGGCGGAACGACTGACGTCCCTCAACACTGGTTCTGTCAGCGAACTCTTGCAACGGGCCGGCGACTGGTCTGAAGTGCGGCCGGAATGGGGGCTGTCCAATAATGCAGCCCTGGTGGTAGGGCCTCGGGAATTGACACGCGCGGTCGACCTGGATGGTCGTACTTTTCTGCACAACTATGATCCCAACCAGGATCCGGAAGGGACCGTGCTGGAGAATATCATGACCGCTCCCATGATCGTGGCCCACTGGATCAACATGCAATATTACGCGTCCACTGTCGATCAACGTTACTGCGGCAGTGGGAATAAAACCGTGCACAACGTGACCGGCGTTTTCGGCATTCTCTCCGGCAATGGAGGCGATCTGATGACCGGGCTCCCCTGGCAGTCTCTGCATGACGGTCAAAACCTTCAGCATCAGCCACAACGTCTACAGGTCGTGATTAACGCATCGCGACAGGCCATTGAAAACGTGATTGCCCGACACACGCTGGTCGCCAATCTTCTGCAGGGAAGCTGGCTCTACCTGATCGCCTGCGAAGCAGGAGAGTTCTATCAATATCGCGCGGGCAATCAGTGGAAGCAACTTGATTGCGCTGACTGA